One region of Streptomyces sp. CG4 genomic DNA includes:
- a CDS encoding transposase, whose translation MAIRIREALGALFTDEDFAEAFPARGRPAISPGALALVSVLQYAEGLSDRQAADQVRARMDWKFLLGLELDDPGFDFTVLGDFRARLITHGLEERVLEVVLTRLSQAGLLRAGGRQRTDSTHVLAAVRTLNRMEFVGETLRTALEALAAAAPDWLTPLIDSGWVERYGAKVDNYRFPKRENVRREWAEQVGRDGFALLDAIDGLTAPAWLREIPAVGILRRAWAEQYHRDGQEVRRREGKDLPPARDRLSSPYDIDAHYGIKRGAGWCGYKVHLSETCQPDAPHLITNVETTNATVNDTEVTATIHQQPAERELKPREHMVDAGYVTAAHILAARQDHGVDLVGPVGTDTHHQLHHEPWQVQVHRSGAHCCGPGPMPPGRQRGDEPAVPLVARRSGQQLVQRCLRPGPGRRGAGDGPGAVRGDEVHPHPAGGADRTPSAGRRARRLRPGVGDTAAGERPGGEQHSHGPRLPLHASARPSRPARPVCTPHRHAPSLPARCPGSAHPGSYGAVSRSMPTVPATGCGFGTAIHTPAATARAAASANRPRRPVAHLARNRTGSSTPAFVSRAASSDAPMDTAVRHHPPIPNTVCGSNRYTGQCHRYRL comes from the coding sequence TTGGCCATCCGGATCCGGGAAGCTCTCGGCGCACTGTTCACGGACGAGGACTTCGCCGAGGCCTTTCCCGCCCGTGGTCGGCCCGCGATCTCGCCGGGGGCCCTGGCACTGGTGTCGGTGCTGCAGTATGCCGAAGGACTCTCCGACCGGCAGGCCGCCGACCAGGTGCGAGCGCGCATGGACTGGAAGTTCCTGCTGGGCTTGGAGCTGGATGATCCGGGGTTCGACTTCACAGTCCTGGGTGACTTCCGCGCCCGTCTGATCACGCATGGGCTCGAGGAGCGGGTCCTGGAGGTGGTGCTGACCCGGCTGTCGCAGGCCGGGCTGCTGCGAGCCGGTGGCCGACAGCGCACCGACTCCACGCACGTGCTGGCCGCGGTGCGCACACTGAACCGGATGGAGTTCGTCGGCGAGACACTGCGGACAGCACTGGAGGCGCTGGCGGCGGCGGCCCCGGACTGGCTGACGCCGTTGATCGACTCCGGCTGGGTGGAGCGGTATGGGGCCAAGGTCGACAACTACCGCTTCCCGAAGAGGGAGAACGTCCGCCGGGAATGGGCCGAGCAGGTCGGGCGGGACGGGTTCGCTCTCCTGGATGCCATCGATGGCCTGACCGCGCCGGCCTGGCTGCGTGAGATCCCTGCGGTGGGCATTTTGCGCCGGGCCTGGGCGGAGCAGTATCACCGGGACGGACAGGAGGTGCGCCGGCGAGAGGGCAAGGACCTCCCGCCGGCCAGAGACAGGCTGTCCTCCCCTTATGACATCGACGCCCACTACGGCATCAAACGCGGGGCGGGCTGGTGCGGTTACAAAGTCCACCTGAGTGAGACCTGCCAGCCGGACGCACCGCATCTGATCACGAACGTGGAGACCACGAACGCCACCGTCAACGACACCGAGGTCACCGCGACCATCCATCAGCAGCCGGCCGAGCGGGAGTTGAAGCCGCGTGAACACATGGTGGATGCCGGTTATGTCACCGCCGCCCACATCCTGGCTGCCCGCCAGGACCATGGCGTCGACCTGGTCGGCCCCGTAGGCACCGACACCCACCACCAGCTCCACCACGAGCCATGGCAGGTACAGGTCCACCGCTCCGGGGCCCACTGCTGTGGCCCGGGCCCTATGCCTCCCGGCCGGCAGCGCGGTGACGAGCCCGCGGTTCCGCTCGTTGCGCGTCGGTCCGGCCAGCAGCTCGTCCAGCGCTGCCTGCGGCCCGGCCCCGGCAGACGCGGCGCGGGCGACGGGCCAGGCGCCGTTCGGGGCGACGAAGTACACCCGCACCCAGCGGGCGGCGCCGACCGTACGCCCTCCGCCGGCCGGCGCGCCCGCCGACTCCGGCCGGGTGTCGGGGACACCGCAGCAGGCGAGCGCCCAGGAGGCGAGCAGCACAGCCACGGGCCGCGCCTTCCGCTCCACGCCTCTGCGCGCCCTTCCCGGCCCGCCCGGCCCGTGTGCACCCCTCATCGGCATGCACCCAGTCTCCCCGCACGCTGCCCGGGCTCCGCGCACCCCGGGTCTTACGGCGCCGTCAGCCGCTCGATGCCCACCGTTCCCGCAACGGGCTGCGGTTTCGGTACGGCCATCCACACGCCCGCCGCCACGGCGAGGGCGGCGGCGAGCGCCAACAGGCCCCGGCGCCCGGTCGCCCACCTCGCCCGGAACCGGACGGGATCCTCCACCCCGGCCTTCGTCAGCCGGGCGGCCAGCAGCGACGCCCCGATGGACACGG
- a CDS encoding darcynin family protein: MKTTIILTYTFTPAWLALSREERNAMAGAHIHPVFATYADRVSARFFDAEAFTTAFSDFALLETDDLRAYYFLIEELRDSPLISQGYLVMNDIFMGVEAGFRVFEAHTATDAGAPTHG, encoded by the coding sequence GTGAAGACCACGATCATCCTGACCTACACCTTCACCCCGGCCTGGCTGGCGCTCTCCCGCGAGGAGCGGAACGCGATGGCGGGAGCCCACATCCACCCTGTGTTCGCCACGTACGCCGACCGCGTCTCGGCCCGCTTCTTCGACGCGGAGGCGTTCACCACGGCCTTCTCCGACTTCGCCCTGCTGGAGACCGACGACCTGAGGGCGTACTACTTCCTCATCGAGGAACTGCGTGACTCGCCGCTGATCTCCCAGGGCTACCTGGTCATGAACGACATCTTCATGGGCGTCGAGGCGGGGTTCCGGGTGTTCGAGGCGCACACCGCCACCGATGCGGGTGCCCCGACACATGGCTGA
- a CDS encoding TetR/AcrR family transcriptional regulator, whose protein sequence is MSSEFAMASTRRAQKREEVRERQRAETKSEILGHARQLLVDEGPAAVSLRAIAREMGMTAPGLYRYYADHRQLIQALTASLYDELAAGLRHACDKAPDQSPRGRFTATARALRTWALSHKAEFALIFSKPLPDADCAPGDPCHAASWRFGGVFLDLMTEFWRTGTLSLPEPGALDPDWLPQLEEVREHLGSEQPPLEALYIFVLAWSRLYGMISIEAFGHLNFALTDPEPLFEHNLRDVLKLLQTDTRNNR, encoded by the coding sequence GTGAGCAGCGAGTTCGCGATGGCGTCGACGCGCCGGGCACAGAAGCGCGAAGAGGTGCGGGAGCGCCAGCGCGCCGAGACGAAGTCCGAGATCCTGGGCCACGCACGCCAGTTGCTGGTGGACGAGGGCCCGGCCGCCGTCTCCCTACGCGCCATCGCGCGCGAGATGGGGATGACCGCGCCGGGCCTGTACCGCTACTACGCCGACCACCGCCAACTGATCCAGGCCCTCACGGCCTCCCTCTACGACGAGTTGGCCGCCGGCCTGCGACACGCCTGCGACAAGGCACCCGACCAGTCCCCACGAGGCCGCTTCACCGCCACCGCCCGAGCACTACGGACCTGGGCGCTGAGCCACAAGGCGGAGTTCGCACTCATCTTCAGCAAGCCGCTGCCCGACGCCGACTGCGCACCGGGCGACCCCTGCCACGCGGCCAGCTGGCGCTTCGGCGGCGTCTTCCTCGACCTGATGACGGAGTTCTGGCGGACGGGCACCCTCTCACTACCCGAGCCCGGCGCCCTCGACCCGGACTGGCTCCCACAGCTGGAAGAGGTGAGGGAGCATCTCGGCTCCGAACAACCGCCTCTGGAAGCGCTGTACATCTTCGTCCTCGCCTGGTCCCGGCTCTACGGCATGATCTCCATAGAAGCTTTCGGACACCTGAACTTCGCCCTGACCGATCCCGAGCCACTGTTCGAGCACAACCTCCGCGACGTCCTGAAACTGCTCCAAACCGACACGCGAAACAACCGGTAG
- a CDS encoding Rieske 2Fe-2S domain-containing protein, whose product MTMRDELPTSRGPHAAVDEPGWHLPYPSGWFCLARSRELAPGNVLTRRFMDEDVVLYRTRDGRPRAVHPYCPHLGAHLGAGGTVEGQNLVCPFHRFAFAPDGTCVGTPHGPPPRARLQHHTISECNGFLFAWYEPDGAPPGWEVPDTPQAGVVPTAAWRTEVHTYAQEIIENTLDYRHLPVLHHVAVQELDPPAAQGPLLRMRLRLGPDRPPALKRKIQADHSFLMAGVGYLRVELPLPSLGIVSYLWAMHTPTGPRRTQMLVAAACADIHKQDATGASLPRRGLQRAFARAMLRTAVSKIHQDLRIWNTKRYEPQPRLAASDEAIGLFRHWARQFYPAP is encoded by the coding sequence ATGACGATGAGGGACGAACTGCCCACGTCTCGTGGTCCACACGCCGCAGTCGACGAGCCGGGGTGGCATCTGCCCTACCCCAGTGGCTGGTTCTGCCTGGCGCGGTCACGAGAACTGGCCCCCGGCAATGTCCTGACCCGCCGCTTCATGGACGAGGACGTAGTCCTCTACCGCACCCGCGACGGCCGGCCCCGCGCAGTGCATCCCTACTGCCCGCACCTGGGCGCTCATCTGGGGGCAGGCGGCACTGTGGAGGGGCAAAACCTGGTATGCCCCTTCCATCGCTTCGCCTTCGCCCCCGATGGCACCTGCGTCGGCACGCCCCATGGCCCGCCTCCACGCGCCCGCCTGCAGCACCACACCATCAGCGAGTGCAACGGCTTCCTCTTCGCCTGGTACGAACCGGACGGCGCTCCGCCCGGCTGGGAAGTCCCCGACACCCCCCAGGCCGGAGTCGTCCCGACGGCCGCTTGGCGCACGGAAGTGCACACCTACGCCCAGGAAATCATCGAGAACACCCTCGACTACCGGCATCTGCCCGTCCTGCACCACGTGGCCGTGCAGGAACTCGACCCACCTGCGGCCCAAGGCCCCCTCCTGCGCATGCGTCTGCGTCTCGGGCCGGACCGGCCTCCCGCCCTCAAGCGGAAGATCCAGGCCGACCATTCGTTCCTCATGGCAGGGGTGGGATATCTCCGGGTCGAGCTCCCGCTGCCCTCGCTCGGAATCGTCAGCTACCTGTGGGCCATGCACACGCCGACCGGGCCCCGGCGCACCCAGATGCTGGTCGCGGCGGCTTGTGCGGACATCCACAAGCAGGACGCCACCGGAGCGTCGCTCCCACGTCGTGGCCTGCAGCGGGCGTTCGCCCGCGCGATGCTTCGCACCGCGGTCAGCAAGATCCATCAGGACCTGAGGATCTGGAACACCAAACGCTACGAGCCACAGCCCCGCCTCGCCGCGAGCGACGAGGCCATCGGCCTGTTCCGCCACTGGGCCCGCCAGTTCTACCCGGCACCGTGA
- a CDS encoding flavin-containing monooxygenase, with product MADASMDNHRHEAEVVVIGAGLSGVAAVIALRRAGFDDVVVLEKSGRLGGTWRDNTYPGCGCDVPSVLYEYSFAPQSWSRGFADRSEILDYLDTTAATYGVDKAIRYDTEVLSSRWQPGAHRWNLQTTSGTYAARVVIVATGPWHRPRHPDIRVHTPGDASDRTYPRHVLCGGDVHGFRHESAPPAFGRG from the coding sequence GTGGCCGACGCCAGTATGGACAACCATCGCCATGAAGCGGAAGTCGTCGTCATCGGGGCCGGCCTCTCCGGCGTGGCCGCCGTGATCGCGCTGCGCCGGGCTGGCTTCGACGACGTCGTTGTGTTGGAGAAGTCCGGTCGCCTCGGCGGGACCTGGCGCGACAACACCTATCCCGGATGCGGCTGCGACGTACCGTCGGTCCTCTACGAATACTCCTTCGCACCCCAGTCGTGGAGCCGGGGCTTCGCCGACCGGTCCGAGATCCTCGACTACCTCGACACCACCGCGGCAACATACGGCGTGGACAAGGCGATCCGCTACGACACCGAGGTGCTGAGCAGCCGCTGGCAGCCGGGAGCGCACCGCTGGAACCTGCAGACCACCTCGGGCACATACGCCGCCCGCGTCGTGATCGTCGCCACCGGCCCCTGGCACCGGCCACGCCATCCCGACATCCGTGTCCACACCCCGGGGGACGCCTCAGACCGCACCTACCCCCGGCACGTGTTGTGCGGTGGGGATGTGCACGGGTTCCGGCACGAAAGCGCCCCGCCGGCGTTCGGGCGGGGCTGA
- a CDS encoding polysaccharide deacetylase family protein yields MKPTHPGDSHASEPAHVELPGRPEFYVHQGPRAIALTIDDGPNPEWTPQVLDILRRYAVTATFCQVGARVSAYPSLVRAVAAEGHLIANHTWTHADLARASATTVRSQLERTSDTIEKVTGRRPTIFRAPYGAWSEPTLATCRELGMRLLDWSVDPHDWSRPGVSRIVERIMAHAHPGSIILEHDGGGDRSQTVAALRLVLPRLLDAGYHFVTP; encoded by the coding sequence GTGAAGCCCACTCATCCGGGCGACTCCCACGCCAGCGAGCCCGCCCACGTCGAGCTGCCGGGCAGGCCGGAGTTCTACGTTCACCAGGGCCCACGAGCGATCGCGCTGACCATCGACGACGGTCCGAACCCCGAATGGACTCCGCAGGTGCTGGACATCCTGCGCCGCTACGCCGTAACCGCCACGTTCTGCCAGGTCGGCGCCCGTGTCAGCGCGTACCCCAGCCTGGTGCGGGCGGTCGCCGCCGAAGGCCACCTGATCGCCAACCACACCTGGACCCACGCCGACCTGGCCCGGGCATCCGCCACGACCGTCCGCTCCCAGCTGGAACGCACCAGCGACACGATCGAGAAGGTCACCGGCCGGCGCCCCACGATCTTCCGCGCCCCCTACGGAGCCTGGTCGGAGCCAACCCTGGCCACCTGCCGCGAGCTGGGCATGCGGCTCCTGGACTGGTCCGTCGACCCCCACGACTGGTCACGACCGGGCGTCTCGCGCATCGTCGAGCGGATCATGGCCCACGCCCATCCCGGCTCGATCATCCTCGAACACGACGGCGGAGGCGACCGCTCCCAGACAGTGGCCGCCCTACGCCTCGTACTTCCCCGCCTGCTCGACGCCGGCTATCACTTCGTCACCCCCTAG
- a CDS encoding response regulator transcription factor, translating to MRVLVVEDDRELGRVVLSGLRSAGFAVDLADRLAEADLKLAVSAYDCLVVDRGLPDGDGLALVRGLRRAGARVPVLMLTAMDAVAERVAGFDDGADDYVVKPFAFAELAARVGALCRRAEQPRPPVAVVGDLEVDLARRRVRRSGVLLTLTAKEFAVLELLVARVGQVVSRTDLIECCWDEMAEPASNVVDAVIAQLRRKLGTPAVIGTVRGTGFVIDSEEGPEADGPVNR from the coding sequence ATGCGCGTGCTGGTGGTGGAGGATGACCGGGAGCTTGGCCGGGTCGTGCTGTCGGGTCTGCGGTCGGCCGGGTTTGCGGTGGATCTCGCGGATCGGCTGGCGGAGGCGGATCTCAAACTGGCGGTCAGTGCCTATGACTGCCTTGTGGTGGACCGGGGGCTGCCCGACGGGGATGGGCTGGCTCTGGTCCGGGGTCTACGCCGGGCGGGTGCGCGGGTTCCCGTGCTGATGCTCACCGCGATGGATGCCGTGGCGGAGCGGGTGGCCGGGTTCGATGACGGCGCTGACGACTACGTGGTCAAGCCCTTCGCGTTCGCGGAGCTGGCCGCGCGCGTCGGCGCGCTCTGCCGGCGCGCCGAGCAGCCGCGCCCGCCCGTGGCGGTGGTCGGTGACCTCGAGGTGGACCTGGCTCGACGCCGGGTGCGGCGTTCAGGCGTCCTGCTGACGCTCACCGCCAAGGAGTTCGCGGTTCTGGAACTTCTCGTGGCCCGGGTCGGGCAGGTGGTGTCGCGCACCGACCTGATCGAGTGCTGCTGGGACGAGATGGCGGAGCCGGCATCGAACGTGGTGGACGCAGTGATCGCGCAGCTGCGTCGCAAGCTCGGCACCCCGGCGGTGATCGGAACCGTGCGCGGGACCGGGTTCGTGATCGACTCCGAGGAGGGGCCGGAGGCCGACGGACCGGTGAACCGGTGA
- a CDS encoding sensor histidine kinase, translated as MSRLRRLRWMLTGLFTLTTTVCLVALAAVALAIDARSRTNALDGDLNRRATALARAVYYDQGVLHLGPLREDDLVQGPAAVAVVEWDAADHARQRFARRAALLPRLAGLSETGERVRHDQETVVERGTATDGRTVRLAAAPVWDDDRIGAVVVAVGDPATGQRDHDRLVRWLVLGGLALVTAAAGAGHLLSGRSMRPALRALDQQEQFLSEAAHELRTPLATLRLVTEAGARSPGESAKALSDATRLVDQMGRLVAGLLARARIQVGTQEVERTALRLDQVVEQVVDELPASGAEVTVRAEPTVVRGDPELLAQAVRNLVDNALRHGAAPGERARVDVVVAEGRVTVRDHGPGVAPAARERVFDRRAPGPGGGTGIGLAIVRWVADLHSGTARISDAPGGGAVSELVIPREPAGPPV; from the coding sequence GTGTCGCGACTGAGGCGGCTGCGGTGGATGCTGACCGGCCTGTTCACGTTGACCACCACCGTGTGCCTGGTCGCTCTGGCCGCGGTCGCGCTGGCGATCGACGCCCGATCGCGCACCAATGCCCTGGACGGCGATCTCAACCGGCGGGCTACGGCCTTGGCCCGTGCGGTCTACTACGACCAGGGCGTACTGCACTTGGGACCACTGCGCGAGGACGACCTGGTCCAGGGTCCGGCCGCGGTGGCGGTGGTGGAGTGGGACGCGGCGGACCACGCGCGGCAGCGCTTTGCCCGCCGCGCCGCGCTCCTGCCACGGCTGGCCGGGCTGAGCGAGACCGGTGAGCGGGTCAGACACGACCAGGAGACTGTCGTGGAGCGGGGTACCGCCACCGACGGACGGACTGTCCGGCTGGCGGCAGCACCCGTGTGGGACGACGATCGGATCGGTGCGGTGGTTGTCGCAGTCGGTGACCCTGCGACGGGGCAACGCGACCATGACCGTCTCGTGCGGTGGCTCGTCCTCGGCGGTCTGGCGCTTGTGACCGCGGCGGCCGGCGCCGGCCATCTGCTGTCGGGACGGAGCATGCGTCCCGCGCTGCGAGCCCTGGACCAGCAGGAGCAGTTCCTGTCCGAGGCCGCACACGAGCTGCGCACCCCACTGGCCACGCTCAGGCTGGTCACGGAGGCCGGTGCGCGGTCACCGGGGGAGTCCGCCAAGGCGCTGAGCGACGCGACGCGGCTGGTGGATCAGATGGGGCGGCTGGTAGCCGGCCTGCTGGCCCGTGCGCGGATACAGGTCGGCACGCAGGAAGTGGAGCGGACGGCGCTCCGGCTCGACCAGGTCGTGGAGCAGGTCGTCGACGAACTGCCGGCGTCGGGCGCCGAGGTGACGGTGCGGGCCGAGCCCACGGTCGTGCGCGGTGATCCGGAGCTGCTGGCCCAGGCGGTGCGGAATCTGGTCGACAACGCCCTCAGGCACGGGGCTGCCCCTGGAGAGCGGGCCCGGGTCGATGTCGTGGTCGCGGAGGGCAGGGTCACCGTGCGCGATCACGGCCCAGGGGTGGCCCCGGCCGCGCGGGAGCGGGTCTTCGACCGGCGGGCGCCAGGACCTGGAGGGGGTACGGGGATCGGCTTGGCGATTGTGCGGTGGGTGGCCGATCTGCACTCCGGCACCGCGCGCATCAGCGACGCCCCCGGAGGCGGGGCCGTATCCGAACTGGTCATCCCGCGGGAACCAGCCGGTCCCCCCGTGTGA
- a CDS encoding glycoside hydrolase family 9 protein, which produces MSKQRNRVVILSTASVATTVLAVSCLPPSRPGADPTAGPPAAVVRVDQVGYAPGETKHAYLMTSRPAARAPFRVLDASGREVLSGTAGLATGRWNSTYESVRTLDLSRLTTPGDYQVEVTGELHAASPKFRVAPADELFDKVVQDNVRFFTAQRDGAEVDPSVLRRKPSHLADRQATVYDTPVYGEDAERLRAPLQPVGGPVDVSGGWFDAGDFLKFTHTASYSTASLLLAQRMTPAGGAKLAEEARHGLDWLDRMWDASSATLYVQVGIGVGDTEDGSGKVRSDHDVWRLPEADDAMRVRPGDPDYTIKHRPVFRAAPPGEPISPNLAGRVAATFALAAQLDAVDAPERARTELAKAAQIYALADTSPKGQLVTAFPHGFYPESSWEDDMEFGAAELALAGKALGDDRTQEWSRQAGHWAKQYLNSDNLGTLGLGDVSALAHADLTKLIDDGRPSSEVSRAQLVADLKRQLDDGKAHAARDPFRAGADYTDFDSVPHTFGLATTALLYHRVTGDSRYDSFATQQRNWALGANAWGSSFVIGEGSAFPHCPEHQAANLAGSLTGTGDILTGGVVNGPNKAAKLMELNSFPTMRPCPTRASDPFSAFNGHEGGYRDHVGAWQTVEAADDFTATALLTFSLSTGP; this is translated from the coding sequence ATGTCCAAGCAACGCAATCGCGTGGTCATCCTGTCCACAGCCAGTGTCGCCACCACCGTCCTCGCTGTTTCCTGCTTGCCGCCGTCCCGTCCCGGAGCTGACCCGACCGCCGGTCCGCCCGCCGCCGTTGTCCGCGTCGACCAGGTCGGCTACGCGCCCGGCGAGACCAAGCACGCCTACTTGATGACGTCCCGCCCCGCCGCCCGGGCGCCCTTCCGGGTGCTCGATGCCTCCGGAAGGGAGGTGCTGTCCGGCACAGCCGGGCTCGCCACGGGGCGATGGAACAGCACCTACGAATCCGTCCGCACCCTAGACCTGTCCCGCCTCACGACTCCGGGCGACTACCAGGTGGAGGTCACCGGCGAGCTCCACGCAGCCTCGCCGAAGTTCCGTGTGGCGCCCGCCGACGAGCTGTTCGACAAGGTCGTCCAGGACAACGTCCGCTTCTTCACAGCCCAGCGCGACGGAGCCGAAGTGGACCCCAGCGTGCTGCGGCGCAAGCCCTCGCATCTGGCCGACCGGCAGGCCACGGTCTATGACACCCCCGTCTACGGTGAAGACGCCGAGCGACTGCGCGCACCTCTTCAGCCCGTGGGCGGCCCGGTCGACGTCTCCGGCGGCTGGTTCGACGCCGGCGACTTCCTGAAGTTCACGCACACCGCCTCGTACTCCACCGCGAGCCTTCTCCTGGCTCAGCGCATGACCCCGGCCGGCGGTGCGAAGCTGGCCGAGGAGGCCCGCCACGGGCTGGACTGGCTGGACAGGATGTGGGACGCCTCCTCCGCCACCCTTTACGTCCAGGTCGGCATCGGAGTGGGCGACACCGAAGACGGCAGTGGCAAGGTGCGTTCCGATCACGACGTGTGGCGGCTGCCCGAGGCCGACGACGCGATGCGGGTCCGGCCCGGCGACCCCGACTACACGATCAAACACCGGCCGGTCTTCCGCGCGGCGCCTCCCGGCGAGCCCATCAGCCCCAATCTCGCGGGGCGGGTCGCCGCGACCTTCGCGCTGGCCGCGCAGCTGGACGCCGTAGACGCCCCGGAGCGGGCTCGCACGGAACTGGCGAAGGCCGCCCAGATCTATGCACTCGCCGACACCTCGCCGAAGGGGCAGCTGGTCACCGCGTTTCCCCACGGTTTCTACCCCGAGTCGTCCTGGGAGGACGACATGGAGTTCGGAGCCGCGGAACTGGCCCTGGCCGGCAAGGCTCTGGGCGACGACCGGACACAGGAATGGTCGCGCCAGGCCGGCCACTGGGCCAAGCAGTACCTGAACTCGGACAACCTCGGCACCCTCGGACTGGGCGACGTCAGCGCCCTGGCACACGCCGATCTCACGAAGCTGATCGACGATGGCCGGCCGAGCAGCGAGGTCAGCCGCGCGCAGCTGGTCGCCGACCTCAAGCGGCAACTCGACGACGGCAAGGCTCACGCGGCCCGGGATCCCTTCCGAGCGGGTGCCGACTACACGGACTTCGACTCCGTGCCCCACACCTTCGGCCTGGCCACCACCGCGCTGCTGTACCACCGGGTCACCGGCGACTCCCGTTACGACAGCTTCGCCACCCAGCAGCGCAACTGGGCATTGGGCGCCAACGCCTGGGGATCGTCCTTCGTCATCGGAGAAGGATCCGCCTTCCCGCACTGCCCGGAGCACCAGGCCGCCAACCTCGCAGGCAGTCTCACGGGCACGGGCGACATCCTCACAGGCGGCGTGGTAAACGGCCCCAACAAGGCAGCCAAGCTCATGGAACTCAACTCTTTCCCGACCATGCGCCCGTGCCCGACCCGAGCGAGCGATCCCTTCTCCGCCTTCAATGGCCACGAGGGCGGCTACCGGGACCACGTCGGCGCCTGGCAGACCGTCGAAGCCGCCGACGACTTCACGGCCACCGCGTTGCTGACGTTCAGCCTCTCCACAGGGCCATAG
- a CDS encoding GNAT family N-acetyltransferase: MAAVRCDLEDFAAGMFESFARAQVAADGVVPPVAVYFPQPWASGTPEQTARNIVQNHWWTRGDWREDSWRLLLAVFRDGQVIGQQNPSTRDVRITREARTGFWLGRRFQGRAFGTQMRAAALHLAFSPASAPSGSPPPPPRTTPPPATSPRSSDTNPTVCDASPSTSTS; the protein is encoded by the coding sequence TTGGCCGCGGTCCGGTGTGATCTGGAGGACTTCGCGGCGGGGATGTTCGAGTCGTTCGCGCGGGCGCAGGTGGCGGCCGACGGCGTTGTCCCGCCCGTCGCCGTGTACTTCCCGCAGCCCTGGGCCTCCGGCACCCCCGAGCAGACCGCCCGCAACATCGTCCAGAACCACTGGTGGACCCGCGGCGACTGGCGCGAGGACAGCTGGCGCCTCCTCCTCGCTGTCTTCCGCGACGGCCAGGTCATCGGGCAGCAGAACCCCTCCACCCGCGACGTCCGCATCACGCGCGAAGCCCGCACCGGCTTCTGGCTCGGCCGCCGCTTCCAGGGCCGCGCCTTCGGCACCCAAATGCGCGCCGCCGCCCTCCACCTCGCCTTCTCGCCTGCCTCGGCACCGAGCGGGTCACCTCCACCGCCTCCGCGGACAACGCCGCCTCCCGCCACGTCTCCGAGAAGTTCGGATACGAACCCAACGGTGTGCGACGCCTCGCCGTCGACCAGCACCTCGTAG
- a CDS encoding ScbR family autoregulator-binding transcription factor, which translates to MAKQERAIRTREKILVAAAEVFAEVGYDAATIAEILKRSEVTKGALYFHFSSKDELAQAVLTDQLSSVPRVPPQELVLQEGLDESLLLAYMLGKGDPMVRGSVRLTVDQGTSQDILDRAASMQNWIDHNAQILQRAKQNGELLPHTDVTAAANMFVAAFTGVQILSKIMTGHADMTERMTVLQKHLMAALAAPGVLVQLDFAPDRGQRVYEAATQHHHTTTQPTST; encoded by the coding sequence GTGGCGAAGCAGGAACGGGCTATCAGGACGCGGGAGAAGATCCTCGTCGCAGCAGCTGAGGTCTTCGCCGAAGTCGGATACGACGCAGCCACCATCGCCGAGATCCTCAAGCGCTCCGAGGTGACCAAGGGAGCCCTCTACTTCCACTTCTCCTCCAAGGACGAACTCGCCCAGGCCGTCCTCACCGACCAACTCTCCTCGGTCCCCCGGGTGCCCCCGCAGGAACTGGTCCTGCAAGAAGGCTTGGACGAATCACTCCTGCTCGCCTACATGCTGGGCAAGGGCGATCCCATGGTGCGCGGCAGCGTACGGCTCACCGTCGACCAGGGAACATCACAAGACATCCTGGACCGAGCCGCATCCATGCAGAACTGGATCGACCACAACGCACAGATCCTGCAACGCGCCAAACAGAACGGGGAACTACTCCCCCACACCGACGTCACGGCAGCCGCGAACATGTTCGTCGCCGCCTTCACCGGCGTCCAGATCCTCTCCAAAATCATGACCGGACACGCCGACATGACCGAACGCATGACAGTCCTCCAAAAACACCTCATGGCAGCCCTCGCCGCACCCGGAGTACTCGTCCAACTCGACTTCGCACCCGACCGCGGCCAACGCGTCTACGAAGCCGCCACGCAACACCACCACACAACCACGCAGCCCACCTCAACCTGA